Proteins from a single region of Juglans microcarpa x Juglans regia isolate MS1-56 chromosome 5S, Jm3101_v1.0, whole genome shotgun sequence:
- the LOC121267557 gene encoding leucine-rich repeat receptor-like serine/threonine-protein kinase BAM3 encodes MAASDMRSVSFYFIILVFLTTSLPVSAHYPSLKRQASILVSLKQAFESFDPSLSSWNVSNYLSLCSWTGVLCDRTNRLVVSLDISNFNISGSLSPAITELVSLVNLSVAANSFSGSFPPDVHKLGRLQVLNMSTNMFSGDLNWEFSQLKELVVLDAYDNTFNGSLPLGVTQLPKLQHLDFGGNFFTGKIPPSYGDMKQLNYLSLAGNSLGGFIPRELGNLTNLQQLLLGYYNEFDGGIPSELGKLINLFHLDLASCGLEGPIPPELGNLINLDTIFLQINQLNGWIPPQLGNLSSLKTLDLSNNVLTGAIPVEFSGLHELTLLNLFINKLHGEIPRAIAELPKLEVLKMWQNNFTGAIPSKLGQNSRLIELDLSSNKLTGLVPKSLCFGRKLKILILLHNFLFGPLPDDLGQCYTLQRVRIGHNYLTGSIPNGFLHLPELSLMELYNNYLSGPLPQDTSKVPSKLVQLNLSNNRLSGTLPTSIGNFPRLQILLLNGNRFRGEIPFDMGQLKNILTLDLSRNNFSGRIPPEIGNCLLLTSLDLSQNQFTGPIPVQISQIHILNYLNVSWNHLNQSLPKEIGSMKSLTSADFSHNNFSGPIPETGQYSVFNSTSFAGNPQLCGPYLSPCNYLSSSPLESHNHSGSRPQVPAKFKLIFALGLLLCSSVFAVLAIIKTRKMRRNSNSWKLTAFQKLEFGSEDILECIKENNIIGRGGAGIVYTGTMPNGEEVAVKKLLGISKGSSHDNGLSAEIRTLGKIRHRNIVRLLAFCSNKETNLLVYEYMPNGSLGEVLHGKSGGHLKWETRLKIAIEAAKGLCYLHHDCSPLIIHRDVKSNNILLNSDCEAHVADFGLAKFLQDTGTSECMSAIAGSYGYIAPEYAYTLKVDEKSDVYSFGVVLLELVTGRKPVGNFGEEGLDIVQWAKMQTNSRKERVVKILDERLAADIPLDEAMQVFFVAMLCVQEHSVERPTMREVVQMLAEAQQLNTFRMQ; translated from the exons ATGGCTGCTTCTGATATGAGGTCCGTGTCcttctattttataattcttgtcTTTCTAACAACTTCTCTTCCTGTCTCGGCACACTATCCATCTCTCAAAAGGCAAGCTTCAATCCTGGTTTCTCTCAAACAAGCTTTCGAGTCCTTCGATCCTTCTCTAAGTAGCTGGAATGTATCGAACTACTTGTCCCTTTGTTCTTGGACTGGTGTCCTTTGTGACAGAACGAACAGATTAGTCGTTTCACTAGACATATCAAATTTCAACATCTCTGGTTCTCTCTCCCCTGCAATCACAGAACTTGTTAGCCTTGTTAATCTTTCAGTCGCCGCAAACAGTTTTTCCGGCTCTTTTCCGCCAGATGTTCACAAGCTAGGAAGACTTCAGGTCCTCAACATGTCCACCAACATGTTCAGTGGAGATTTGAACTGGGAGTTCTCTCAGTTGAAAGAGCTTGTTGTGCTAGACGCTTATGATAACACTTTTAATGGCTCACTTCCTTTGGGTGTCACTCAACTTCCCAAGCTGCAACACTTGGACTTTGGCGGGAATTTCTTCACTGGGAAAATACCTCCAAGCTATGGAGATATGAAGCAGCTCAATTATCTTTCACTTGCAGGAAATTCATTGGGCGGGTTCATACCAAGGGAACTTGGTAATCTTACTAATCTCCAGCAGCTTCTTTTGGGTTACTACAACGAATTTGATGGTGGAATCCCATCAGAGTTGGGTAAGCTGATCAATCTGTTTCATCTAGACCTTGCAAGTTGTGGCCTGGAGGGTCCAATTCCTCCAGAGTTGGGCAATCTGATAAACTTAGACACTATATTCTTGCAAATAAATCAACTCAATGGTTGGATCCCTCCTCAACTCGGGAATCTGAGTAGTCTGAAAACTCTTGATCTTTCGAATAATGTACTAACCGGAGCTATCCCGGTGGAGTTCTCAGGCCTCCATGAGCTTACACTCTTGAACTTATTCATCAACAAACTTCATGGTGAGATCCCTCGTGCCATTGCAGAGCTACCCAAGTTAGAAGTCCTAAAAATGTGGCAGAATAACTTCACCGGAGCCATTCCTTCCAAGCTTGGTCAGAACAGTAGACTAATTGAGCTTGACTTGTCAAGTAATAAGCTCACTGGATTGGTCCCTAAATCTCTATGCTTTGGAAGGAAGTTGAAGATCTTGATTTTACTACACAATTTTCTGTTTGGCCCTCTGCCTGATGATCTTGGCCAATGTTACACTCTCCAAAGAGTTCGAATTGGTCATAATTATTTGACTGGCTCGATACCAAATGGATTTCTGCATTTGCCTGAGTTATCACTCATGGAATTGTACAATAATTATCTTAGTGGGCCACTTCCGCAGGACACAAGCAAGGTACCCTCGAAACTCGTCCAGCTAAATCTTTCAAATAATCGCTTATCTGGGACTCTTCCTACTTCTATTGGAAACTTCCCCAGATTGCAGATTCTTCTACTAAATGGAAACCGATTCAGAGGAGAAATTCCATTCGACATGGGCCagttgaaaaatattctaactttGGATCTGAGTAGAAACAACTTTTCAGGCAGAATCCCTCCTGAGATTGGTAATTGCCTCTTGCTGACTTCCTTGGATTTGAGTCAAAACCAGTTTACAGGCCCAATCCCTGTTCAAATTTCacaaattcatatattaaattatctcaATGTCTCATGGAACCACCTTAACCAGAGCCTCCCCAAGGAAATTGGGTCCATGAAGAGCTTAACATCAGCGGATTTCTCCCACAATAACTTCTCTGGTCCAATACCAGAAACAGGACAATATTCAGTATTCAACTCTACATCCTTTGCTGGTAACCCTCAGCTCTGTGGTCCTTACTTGAGCCCCTGCAACTATTTATCAAGCTCACCATTAGAATCCCACAACCATAGTGGCAGCAGGCCTCAAGTCCCTGCAAAATTTAAGCTTATTTTTGCTTTGGGACTCCTGCTATGCTCGTCGGTATTTGCTGTTCTAGCAATCATAAAAACCAGAAAGATGAGGAGGAATTCAAATTCCTGGAAGCTAACGGCATTCCAGAAGCTAGAATTTGGAAGTGAAGACATTCTGGAATgcataaaggaaaataatattataggaAGAGGTGGAGCTGGGATTGTGTACACAGGAACCATGCCAAATGGGGAGGAAGTAGCTGTGAAGAAGCTGTTGGGAATAAGCAAAGGCTCTTCTCATGATAATGGCCTCTCTGCAGAAATACGTACACTGGGGAAAATCCGTCACAGGAATATTGTGCGATTGCTGGCCTTTTGTTCAAATAAAGAGACCAACTTGCTTGTATACGAATACATGCCAAATGGAAGTCTAGGCGAAGTTCTGCATGGGAAGAGTGGTGGTCATCTGAAGTGGGAGACTAGGCTTAAAATAGCCATTGAAGCCGCAAAAGGATTGTGTTATTTGCATCATGATTGTTCCCCTCTGATAATCCATCGGGATGTCAAATCCAACAACATTTTACTTAACTCAGATTGCGAAGCTCATGTGGCAGATTTTGGACTCGCCAAGTTTTTGCAAGACACTGGAACATCAGAGTGCATGTCTGCAATTGCAGGCTCTTATGGCTATATAGCTCCAG AATACGCGTACACATTGAAAGTTGACGAGAAAAGTGATGTCTACAGCTTCGGGGTGGTACTCCTAGAACTCGTAACGGGAAGGAAACCAGTTGGTAATTTTGGTGAAGAAGGGTTAGACATTGTTCAGTGGGCCAAGATGCAGACTAACTCACGCAAAGAAAGAGTTGTGAAAATTCTGGACGAACGGCTGGCGGCTGACATTCCACTAGATGAAGCAATGCAGGTGTTCTTCGTCGCAATGTTATGTGTTCAAGAGCACAGCGTGGAGCGCCCCACCATGAGAGAAGTTGTTCAGATGCTTGCAGAAGCTCAACAACTTAATACGTTTCGAATGCAATGA